TGTATTCTCTACTTTGTATTGTCATTTCTTTGGTGATTAAACATTGTAGCCATTCTCAAGAACTCCCGAAGCAAATTAGCATTTGATTATGCCATAGTAAGTGCAAAATTCTTACGTGAAATACTAATGCTGGTTTTGGTTTAGGCCATCCTTCTTGCCTGGATATGACAATGGAGCTTGTTTCTATGATTAAGACCTACCCATGGCAATGTATGGAGTGTAAAACTTGCATTATATGTGGACAGCCCCACCACGAAGAAGAAATGATGTTCTGTGATGTGTGTGACAGAGGTTATCATACTTTTTGTGTGGGCCTTGGTGCTATTCCATCAGGTAAAGACTGAAAAAAAGGAGGAACGTTATCTCTGAGTGAAGGGACTCTCCcagcctttttttcttaaaggctcACATAAACACCATAAAGATCCTTCTGTTCACAAGAAGTGACCAGAGCTGTGGTTACCCAGAAAATGTCCACCTGCTTTTCATCCCTAGGTAACCCAACTGAATCACAAGTGGGATGTAAGTGTTAGAGGTACAGCTTAATACATAGAGAACTCATGTCTTTCTACTGGAAGAACTAAAGAGCATCAGTTTGTTTCAAagccttgattttatttttatgtcatctATTCAGAAACTTAACAAAATGACTGCTATgcctttataaatattaaaccaGATTTCTATAAAATGAGACAGCATGACAATTCCAGATAACTTTGGAATGAACAGAGTCGAATAAATCACAGTAATTGGACTAAAATATTACACATAATTGTGTAAATTTAGAACTTATTTGCATAGTTAACACTGTATAATACTTTATAAAATGTATGCCTAGAACTAAGTTTCCTGGGAATCATTAAGAAGCAGGCAACTTGAAGTTCTGTAGTAACTCAGATGGAGTACATGGTGCAGTTTATCAGTGATTAAGTTTAAAGTGCTGAGTCTGGTACACCGGCCTTGGGAGGAAGTTTAGACTCGCACTTGCCACTGAGCAGCAGGGAAACGGCTGAAAGTGAGCCAAACTCTGTAACAAGTTTTATATCAGGATTTGTATTATTGAACTCAAAGTGTGGTAGTGTTTGGGTTATAGAAAGGATGGTAGTTTTCAAAGGTCCCCATCATTACACACAATTACCTCCTGCCCCCTCCACTTGCATTGAATTTCACATGGTATTGATTACACTGATTATTTTAAGggagtttatttttctccttaaaaattattagaactcCTTATTAGAACTAAGTGCCCTTCACAACACAAATCCACAGAGAAATTACTAGCGATAGCTAAAGGAGAGCCAAATGGGTTTAAAATTCAGTCCTAAAGAATTAAATTTCATAGTATATTAACTAACAATTTTTCTCCTAGGTCGCTGGATTTGTGACTGTTGTCAGCGAGCCCCCCCAACTCCCAGGAAAGTGGGCAGAAGGGGGAAAAACAGCAAAGAGGGATAAGATAAAATAGCTTTCTGACCCCAATATTGTAATatggatataaatgaaatatttggtgCCAATTTATTTACATTCtcaattttatgccaataaaaGATTTCTGAAATTAACTATGTGCTTAAAATCTGCTACTTTATTTATTATAAGCTACTTTTACCTTCGAAACCAATTTTAGATAGAGAAATCATAGTTCATTTtcccaaagttttttttaaatctttagtaCTTTGGCTCTATTCAGAAATTCAGTGGAAATATTACGTAATCGAAATACTCAACTATTCCTTCATTGACCAGAAAGTGAATAGTAGTTGCATGAAATTTTCCTAATCTATATGGTCTCTGGCCTACCACTGGCAGCATAACAAAGTTATTTAATGATGGAAGAATTTTAACTAATAGGTAGGCCAGGATGATAAATAACAAACGATCTGATGAGAGTTGGTGCAGCTGGGTTTCCTGTCTGGACAGGGGCGCCCACTCCACCTGGGGGCAGGCCCAGCGCTTTAGCCCCGCAGCCACGCAAAAGCGCAAAAATGTACGTTTCAGGCTTGATTTCAGCAGCAGCTTCAAAGTCCTAAACACATTGTAACTTCATTCAGAAACTCTAGGGAGAACACAGTTCTAGCTACCAGCCCTTTCATCTGATGCTCTGTTTTGATTTATCTTCTATATTCCTAGGCTACTGCCCTGTTTCAGTCACCTGACAAGCTATCAACCGGAGTCTAAACATTTTATTGTGCGCATTCCTTTTACAGGAATTTTGACCTCTGAGAAAATACTAACATCGTTCTTGCTGCTTTCCCTCCTTTTGGGGTGTATGAGGTAACACAAGCGTATGGCTTTATTTTCCATCCCCCGATCAGAAGCCACAATTTCCACCAGAGAACGTAGCTGGGTCGTAGCGGGGCTCGCAGACTCAGGGAGGAGGCTCCAGGGCGCGCCAGGGCGTCAGAACAGAATCTCCAGGACCAGCTTGAGGACGCTAATCACTATGGTCCAGAGCACGGACTCCTCCTCCTGGGACGCGTCCTCCGGGGCCTGCGCCTGCCGGTGAGCCACGTCGCGGGCCTCGGAGGTGGCGGCCTCGGAGAACGGGGACGGCTCGAGCCTCCGGTCGTAGTACACCTTCATCTCGAACTCGCTCTCGTGGTGGGACGGGTGCCCGTAGATGCCGATGCCCACGGGCCGCTGGAAGTGCGCGGGGATGGCCACCACGTCCTGGCCGCACGTGACGGACTGCAGCTCGTAGTCGTCGAAGCTGGGGTGCAGCGTGCTGTCCGACACGTACAGGTCCGCGTCGCCCTTCAGGCTCCGCATCCTCAGGACGATCTTCCCCTCGTGGTTGAGCCGTAAGTAGCTGTAGTTCCCGGCTCCTATCTGGCCCTGCACCACGTGCAGGAGGACCCAGTCTTCGGGGACTTCGTCCTCGTCCCCCGAGCTCAGCGAGGACACCACCTGCGAGGCCAGCAGGACCAGCAGAGCGCGCTTCCAGGCAGCGGCCATGCCCGACGCCGGC
Above is a genomic segment from Canis lupus baileyi chromosome 7, mCanLup2.hap1, whole genome shotgun sequence containing:
- the C7H6orf120 gene encoding UPF0669 protein C6orf120 homolog; this translates as MAAAWKRALLVLLASQVVSSLSSGDEDEVPEDWVLLHVVQGQIGAGNYSYLRLNHEGKIVLRMRSLKGDADLYVSDSTLHPSFDDYELQSVTCGQDVVAIPAHFQRPVGIGIYGHPSHHESEFEMKVYYDRRLEPSPFSEAATSEARDVAHRQAQAPEDASQEEESVLWTIVISVLKLVLEILF